The Scomber japonicus isolate fScoJap1 chromosome 8, fScoJap1.pri, whole genome shotgun sequence genome has a segment encoding these proteins:
- the LOC128362844 gene encoding GTPase IMAP family member 4-like — MRIHPTFHISTVKLVRESTLITAVPPPTPPWFIDGGPAYMVPRLLRSCRHGRGLQYLVTTSLMTNSSGTFIVATWINPLRPQCLPGSKALHSSKAGKECLGAEPRGQNNEELRIVMVGKTGIGKSSSGNTILGRQCFESKFSAVSMTTDCSKGTGEVFGQQVAVIDTPGLFDTRFDKEKTNKDLSQCITYAAPGPHVFLVVIRLGRFTEEEKQTVQKIQEIFGQAADKYSMVLFTGGDLLDTTIEEFLSESPDLQKLIARCNGQYHVFNNKLKDEAQVCELLQKIRAIVQENGGSHYTNDKFQEAARAVEEEKRRILKQKEEQKRKEQEKLEAKLQEENEKEMKKINARLQAERERERREREKEMRELEEREREKERERQEREIEMRREREERERAIANMQRQLEEKRERELEEERERLRRQRQQPDNCTIL, encoded by the exons ATGAGGATCCACCCAACATTTCACATCTCCACAGTCAAGCTGGTCCGCGAGAGTACTTTGATTACTGCTGTTCCTCCTCCTACACCGCCCTGGTTCATCGACGGGGGTCCAGCCTATATGGTTCCTCGCTTGCTTCGGTCTTGCCGCCATGGAAGAGGCCTGCAGTACTTGGTCACCACATCCTTGATGACCAACTCATCAGGGACTTTCATCGTTGCCACCTGGATCAATCCTCTAAGGCCCCAATGCCTGCCAGG CTCCAAGGCACTCCATTCCAGTAAAGCTGGAAAGGAGTGCCTCGGGGCagagccccgag GACAGAATAATGAGGAGCTGAGGATAGTGATGGTGGGGAAGACTGGAATTGGAAAGAGTTCCTCTGGAAACACCATCCTGGGAAGACAATGCTTTGAATCAAAGTTCAGTGCTGTGTCTATGACTACAGACTGTTCTAAGGGTACAGGTGAGGTGTTTGGACAACAGGTTGCTGTTATTGACACCCCAGGCCTGTTTGACACGAGGTTTGAcaaggaaaaaacaaataaagaccTAAGCCAGTGCATCACTTATGCTGCTCCTGGACCCCATGTCTTCCTGGTGGTCATCAGACTGGGAAGAttcactgaagaagaaaagcagacgGTGCAGAAGATTCAAGAAATCTTTGGCCAGGCTGCAGACAAATACAGCATGGTGCTCTTTACTGGTGGCGATCTTCTTGATACCACTATTGAGGAGTTCTTGAGTGAAAGTCCAGACCTGCAGAAACTTATAGCCAGATGTAACGGCCAGTACCATGTCTTCAATAATAAACTGAAGGATGAAGCTCAGGTCTGTGAGCTGCTCCAGAAGATCAGAGCTATAGTCCAGGAGAACGGAGGAAGCCACTACACCAACGACAAGTTCCAAGAGGCTGCGAGGGCAGTCGAAGAGGAGAAACGACGCATCctcaaacagaaggaagaacaaaaacgcaaagaacaagaaaaactgGAGGCGAAATTacaggaagaaaatgaaaaagagatgaagaaaataaatgccCGACtccaggctgagagagagagggagaggagagagagagagaaggaaatgagggaattggaggagagggagagggagaaggaaagagagaggcaggaaagagaaatagaaatgaggagagagagagaagagagagagagagcaattgCAAATATGCAGAGACAATTAGAGGAAAAACGTGAAAGAGAActggaagaggaaagagaaaggctGAGAAGGCAAAGACAGCAGCCGGATAATTGTACAATTCTCTGA